In Virgibacillus sp. NKC19-16, a single genomic region encodes these proteins:
- a CDS encoding solute symporter family protein: MNITYLLFFLCIIVCTLIITYWAARKSKTTNQFYIAAGSLTGMQNGMAIAGDYISAASFLGIVGMVALHGFDGFMYAIGFLVSYLIVLFFIAEPVHHLGRYSLGDVICARFPSDTVRSTMAVGTLIISVLYMIPQLVAAGLLIRLLLDIEYSTSVLIIGSLMTIYVVFGGMFATSWVQIVKTVLLLSGTFLLSLIVFSRFDWNLSALLQQVQLGTPLGEQFFLPGNLFADPMESLSLQLALILGTAGLPHILIRFFTVRNTKEVRKSVLAASGIIGVFYIITLVLGLGAVALVGYQQLITLDETGNLSAPLLADQLGGDFLMAFISAIAFTTIVAVVAGLVISATTAFSHDIYFHIMKKGQTTEKRQVRAAQVSAFIIGLVSTLIALGLRNINVTFLVSLTFIVAASSILPVLMFTIYWKRFNRAGAITGMITGLAGAFVLVLFGPHIMHPDHGWILREPLIPLYNPGIIAIPFGFLGAYLGTIFSGKTPENAADFAKFTVKAHTGMDAGSERR; this comes from the coding sequence ATGAACATTACCTATTTGCTCTTCTTTCTTTGCATTATTGTCTGCACATTAATCATCACCTACTGGGCGGCGAGGAAAAGCAAGACGACAAATCAGTTTTATATTGCAGCGGGAAGTTTGACAGGGATGCAGAACGGCATGGCGATTGCCGGGGATTATATCAGTGCTGCGTCGTTTTTAGGGATTGTCGGTATGGTTGCGCTGCATGGTTTTGATGGGTTTATGTATGCTATTGGTTTTTTGGTTTCTTATTTGATCGTCTTATTTTTTATTGCTGAGCCGGTGCATCACCTGGGGAGATATTCGCTTGGTGATGTGATATGTGCGCGTTTTCCGTCTGATACAGTGAGAAGTACAATGGCTGTAGGCACACTGATAATTTCCGTGCTTTATATGATCCCCCAGCTCGTGGCGGCTGGACTCTTGATTCGTTTGCTGCTCGACATTGAGTATTCCACTTCTGTTCTGATTATTGGAAGTCTGATGACTATTTACGTAGTGTTTGGCGGGATGTTTGCGACTTCTTGGGTACAGATTGTGAAAACCGTGTTGCTCCTCTCCGGAACTTTTTTGCTGTCACTGATCGTCTTTTCCCGCTTTGACTGGAATTTGTCAGCATTACTCCAACAGGTTCAGCTTGGCACTCCGCTGGGTGAGCAGTTCTTCCTGCCCGGAAATTTATTTGCCGACCCAATGGAGAGTCTGTCGCTTCAGCTTGCTTTAATTCTTGGGACAGCAGGGTTGCCGCATATCTTGATTCGATTTTTTACAGTAAGGAACACGAAGGAAGTGCGAAAATCCGTGCTCGCTGCCAGCGGAATTATCGGCGTATTTTATATCATTACCCTCGTTTTGGGGCTTGGTGCGGTGGCGTTGGTCGGGTACCAGCAACTGATCACTCTTGACGAAACAGGCAATTTATCGGCACCCTTGCTGGCAGATCAATTGGGCGGGGATTTCCTGATGGCGTTTATATCGGCGATTGCTTTTACGACGATTGTCGCTGTGGTTGCCGGTTTGGTGATTTCCGCGACGACTGCATTCTCTCATGATATTTACTTTCATATTATGAAAAAAGGGCAGACAACGGAAAAAAGACAGGTTCGTGCGGCGCAGGTTTCTGCATTTATTATCGGGTTGGTTTCCACCCTGATTGCCCTTGGGTTAAGAAATATAAATGTGACGTTTCTAGTGTCTTTAACCTTTATTGTCGCAGCATCCAGCATTCTTCCGGTACTAATGTTCACGATTTATTGGAAGCGATTTAACCGGGCGGGGGCAATTACCGGGATGATCACTGGACTCGCCGGTGCGTTTGTCCTAGTCTTGTTTGGCCCGCATATCATGCATCCGGATCATGGATGGATATTACGCGAGCCGCTGATCCCGCTTTATAATCCCGGTATTATCGCCATTCCATTCGGGTTTCTGGGCGCCTATTTAGGGACGATATTTTCCGGAAAGACACCAGAAAACGCCGCAGATTTTGCAAAATTCACTGTAAAGGCGCACACCGGGATGGATGCTGGGAGTGAACGCCGATGA
- a CDS encoding bifunctional adenosylcobinamide kinase/adenosylcobinamide-phosphate guanylyltransferase — MHFITGGAYNGKRKWVKKHYEPNQYRWLSAYDTDTLMTPVSTDLSATVILEGVEKWIHAQIGPERSTNTLRKNVINLFTPWLQWEKVDSGRNLVIIGTDISKGIVPIDKRDRMWRDITGWTYQDLAGRAERVDIIWYGMEETIKNKREL, encoded by the coding sequence ATGCACTTCATTACAGGCGGTGCCTACAATGGAAAGCGAAAATGGGTAAAAAAACATTATGAACCGAATCAATATCGATGGCTATCCGCATATGATACAGATACGCTAATGACCCCCGTGAGTACAGATCTATCAGCTACCGTAATTTTAGAAGGTGTTGAAAAATGGATTCATGCCCAAATAGGTCCTGAACGCTCAACAAACACATTGCGTAAGAACGTGATAAATCTATTCACGCCATGGCTGCAGTGGGAAAAAGTGGACAGTGGGCGAAACCTTGTCATCATTGGTACTGATATTTCCAAAGGTATCGTACCAATTGATAAACGTGATCGCATGTGGCGAGACATTACAGGATGGACATATCAGGACTTAGCAGGTCGTGCGGAACGGGTCGATATCATCTGGTATGGAATGGAAGAAACGATAAAAAACAAAAGGGAGTTGTAA
- the glmS gene encoding glutamine--fructose-6-phosphate transaminase (isomerizing): protein MCGIVGYIGQNDTKEILLNGLEKLEYRGYDSAGIAMLNEDGINLTKVKGRIATLRESVDNTAHATMGIGHTRWATHGVPSEENAHPHTSASGRFTLVHNGVIENYQELRREYLNDTAFVSETDTEIVIHLIEKLFDKYQDTAEAFRQAISLLKGSYAIAMIDTADPDNIYVAKNKSPLLIGLGDGFNVVASDAMATLKVTDQYLEIYDQEIVIVNRSFVEIQKLSGAVVDRKPYTAEIDMSDIEKGTYPHFMLKEIDEQPFVMRKIINEYQNENNELKLDADIRSAMQKTDRVYIIAAGTSYHAGLVGKSFIEKIANIPVEVHVASEFSYNMPLLSEKPLFVFISQSGETADSRSVLVKIKEMGHPALTMTNVPGSTLSREANYTLNLYAGPEIAVASTKAYTAQIAVLAILAVDTAQAKGLELEFDPMQELAIAANAMEILTDQKDEIEGLARDYLPTTRNAFFIGRSADYNVCVEGALKLKEISYIQAEGFAGGELKHGTIALIEAGTPVIALATQANVNYSIRGNVQEVVARGANAMVISMKGLEQDEDAFVLPHVHELLTPLVSVVPMQLLAYYAALHRGCDVDKPRNLAKSVTVE from the coding sequence ATGTGCGGCATTGTAGGCTATATCGGGCAAAACGATACGAAAGAGATTTTATTAAATGGACTGGAAAAGTTAGAATATCGCGGCTATGATTCAGCTGGAATAGCAATGTTAAACGAAGACGGCATAAATCTTACGAAAGTAAAAGGCCGTATAGCAACGCTTAGAGAAAGCGTGGATAATACTGCTCATGCAACAATGGGAATCGGCCATACCCGCTGGGCAACACATGGTGTGCCAAGTGAAGAGAATGCACACCCACACACTAGTGCGTCTGGAAGATTTACTCTTGTTCATAATGGTGTTATCGAAAATTATCAGGAATTGAGAAGAGAATATCTAAACGATACGGCTTTTGTTAGTGAAACAGATACGGAGATTGTCATTCATCTAATCGAAAAGCTTTTTGACAAATATCAGGATACAGCTGAGGCATTTCGTCAGGCCATAAGCCTTTTAAAAGGTTCCTATGCAATTGCAATGATCGATACGGCAGATCCAGACAATATATATGTAGCAAAAAATAAAAGCCCATTATTGATAGGTTTAGGCGATGGATTCAATGTTGTTGCCAGTGATGCAATGGCAACATTAAAAGTGACGGATCAATACCTGGAAATTTACGATCAGGAAATCGTCATTGTGAACCGCAGCTTTGTTGAAATCCAGAAGCTAAGTGGTGCAGTGGTTGACCGTAAGCCGTATACAGCAGAAATCGATATGAGTGATATTGAAAAAGGAACCTATCCGCATTTCATGTTGAAAGAAATTGATGAACAGCCATTTGTTATGCGTAAAATTATCAACGAATACCAAAACGAAAACAATGAACTGAAGCTTGATGCAGATATCCGAAGCGCTATGCAAAAAACAGACCGCGTCTATATCATTGCTGCAGGCACAAGTTACCACGCCGGATTGGTTGGTAAATCGTTCATTGAAAAAATCGCAAACATTCCAGTTGAAGTCCATGTAGCAAGCGAATTTTCATATAACATGCCACTGTTGTCAGAAAAGCCATTATTTGTGTTCATCTCACAAAGTGGAGAGACTGCTGACAGCCGTTCCGTACTAGTAAAAATTAAAGAAATGGGACATCCAGCATTAACGATGACAAATGTGCCAGGATCCACCCTTTCTCGTGAAGCAAATTACACCTTAAATTTATATGCAGGGCCGGAAATTGCCGTTGCCTCAACAAAAGCATACACGGCACAAATTGCGGTACTCGCAATTTTAGCAGTAGATACGGCACAGGCAAAAGGTCTTGAGTTAGAATTCGATCCCATGCAGGAGCTTGCCATTGCCGCAAATGCGATGGAAATTTTAACAGATCAGAAAGATGAGATTGAAGGCCTGGCAAGAGACTATTTACCAACAACACGCAATGCATTCTTCATCGGCCGCAGCGCAGACTACAATGTCTGTGTAGAAGGAGCATTGAAGCTGAAAGAAATCTCTTATATCCAGGCAGAAGGTTTTGCCGGAGGAGAATTGAAGCACGGAACTATTGCGCTAATTGAAGCGGGAACACCGGTTATCGCACTGGCAACTCAAGCGAATGTGAACTATTCAATCAGAGGTAACGTGCAGGAAGTTGTAGCACGCGGTGCGAATGCAATGGTAATTAGCATGAAAGGTCTGGAGCAGGATGAGGATGCATTTGTTTTGCCACATGTGCATGAACTGCTGACACCACTTGTAAGTGTTGTGCCAATGCAGCTGTTGGCTTATTATGCGGCATTGCATCGTGGGTGTGATGTTGATAAGCCGAGGAATTTGGCTAAATCAGTTACTGTTGAGTAA
- a CDS encoding histidine phosphatase family protein, translated as MDSGVAVTLFRHGVTKANLERRYLGWSDPPITDEARDKLTGLPCEAYDLCVSSDLLRCRQTAAVLCSNAPYVESAAFREMNFGKWELATYAELCHEPEYRNWVDNPLINRPPDGESFSEMESRLNRGWQTLKSQVDEDEHRNILLVTHGGVIRFLLTKLTKEKRGFWEWQILHSTGIKLYWETLDWKENNRCTSLQAVPTMESENG; from the coding sequence ATGGATAGCGGTGTGGCTGTTACACTCTTTCGCCATGGTGTAACAAAGGCAAATCTGGAAAGAAGGTACCTTGGCTGGAGTGATCCGCCGATTACTGATGAAGCACGGGATAAGTTAACAGGATTGCCATGTGAGGCGTACGATCTCTGTGTTTCTAGTGATTTACTTCGGTGTAGGCAAACGGCCGCTGTACTTTGTTCCAATGCCCCTTATGTAGAAAGTGCTGCATTTCGGGAGATGAATTTTGGCAAGTGGGAACTGGCGACCTACGCGGAACTTTGCCATGAACCTGAATATCGAAACTGGGTGGACAATCCGCTTATTAATCGTCCGCCTGATGGGGAGAGCTTTTCTGAAATGGAAAGCAGGCTGAATCGCGGCTGGCAAACACTGAAAAGCCAAGTAGATGAAGATGAGCATAGAAATATTTTACTTGTCACGCATGGCGGGGTAATACGTTTCCTGTTAACAAAACTCACTAAGGAGAAGAGAGGCTTTTGGGAATGGCAAATTCTTCATAGCACTGGGATCAAGCTTTACTGGGAGACGCTAGACTGGAAGGAGAATAACCGATGCACTTCATTACAGGCGGTGCCTACAATGGAAAGCGAAAATGGGTAA
- a CDS encoding WD40/YVTN/BNR-like repeat-containing protein encodes MKALYFSAGSSVYEIQKIENDWVMKERSAPNVLLSLAADPSLPGRLYGGTFDNGLWISDDSGETWEPAGPGITHNRVMSVAVSPIEERNGYRVVWAGTEPSGLFRSEDGGQTWTDCPGLLELPSRSSWSFPPRPHTHHVRWIEPDIHDGNRIFVGIELGGVMKSENKGGRWEDRKPNSQYDCHALTIHPQVPGRIYEAAGGGYAESFDAGNTWQTVNKGLEPYNYLVNIAVDPGDADTMVASAAKGPRVAYDPSRASTILVRRENGGSWIPVYDGLPEPEGSTVFALASDADEPGVFYGVNNLGFYISYDAGRTWEKVPVEWPDHLKSKRTQGLALI; translated from the coding sequence ATGAAAGCCTTATATTTTTCCGCGGGAAGTTCTGTTTATGAAATTCAAAAAATCGAGAATGATTGGGTGATGAAAGAAAGATCGGCACCGAATGTATTGTTGAGTCTTGCAGCAGATCCCTCTCTGCCTGGAAGGCTGTATGGGGGGACATTTGACAATGGTCTGTGGATTAGTGATGACAGTGGCGAGACGTGGGAGCCTGCCGGGCCAGGCATAACACATAACCGGGTAATGAGTGTGGCCGTCAGTCCAATTGAGGAAAGGAATGGTTATCGTGTTGTATGGGCAGGCACGGAACCCAGCGGCCTATTTCGTTCCGAAGACGGTGGTCAAACATGGACTGATTGCCCGGGATTACTAGAATTACCGTCACGATCTTCCTGGAGCTTTCCACCTCGTCCCCATACCCATCATGTGCGTTGGATTGAACCGGATATTCATGATGGAAATCGTATCTTTGTCGGGATTGAACTTGGCGGTGTCATGAAAAGTGAAAATAAAGGGGGGCGTTGGGAGGATCGCAAACCGAATTCCCAATATGATTGCCATGCATTAACGATTCATCCTCAAGTTCCGGGGCGAATATACGAAGCCGCGGGTGGCGGGTATGCCGAAAGTTTTGATGCTGGGAACACTTGGCAGACAGTCAACAAGGGGCTGGAACCCTATAACTACCTGGTCAATATTGCCGTGGATCCGGGTGATGCAGATACGATGGTAGCATCGGCTGCAAAAGGCCCGCGTGTAGCATATGACCCTTCGCGAGCAAGTACGATTTTGGTGCGACGCGAAAATGGCGGTTCTTGGATTCCTGTATATGATGGTCTTCCTGAACCGGAGGGCTCCACTGTTTTTGCGCTGGCCTCTGATGCAGACGAGCCAGGTGTTTTCTACGGAGTTAATAATCTCGGCTTTTATATTTCTTATGATGCCGGGCGCACTTGGGAGAAAGTACCGGTGGAATGGCCGGATCATTTGAAAAGTAAAAGAACGCAGGGGCTGGCGTTGATTTAA
- a CDS encoding cob(I)yrinic acid a,c-diamide adenosyltransferase: MRLYTKSGDKGQTSVIGGRVDKDDIRVEAYGTIDEVNSFVGKAVSELDKELFKDIVADLEKIQHELFDCGSELSNISKKKREHPLTEEPITYLEDKMDELIDEAPELERFILPGGSDASASLHIARTVARRGERAIVSLMKAEEEVSPIPLKYVNRLSDYLFAVARVINARLDVPDVEYERSAKVFRGSNKKKKD; this comes from the coding sequence ATGCGATTATATACAAAATCTGGAGACAAAGGCCAAACAAGTGTCATTGGCGGAAGAGTCGATAAAGATGATATCCGTGTTGAAGCATATGGAACCATTGATGAAGTGAATTCGTTTGTAGGAAAGGCTGTCTCAGAATTAGATAAGGAATTATTCAAAGATATTGTAGCAGACCTGGAGAAAATTCAACACGAATTATTTGATTGCGGATCCGAATTATCCAATATCTCAAAGAAGAAAAGGGAACATCCATTAACCGAAGAACCTATCACTTATCTGGAAGACAAAATGGATGAACTGATAGATGAAGCACCGGAACTGGAACGATTTATTTTACCAGGTGGTTCAGATGCTTCGGCTTCCCTCCATATTGCCAGGACAGTTGCAAGAAGGGGAGAAAGAGCCATTGTATCGCTGATGAAGGCTGAAGAAGAGGTTTCTCCCATCCCATTAAAATATGTGAACCGCTTGTCTGATTATTTATTTGCCGTAGCACGTGTCATCAATGCCAGACTAGATGTCCCTGATGTAGAATATGAACGAAGCGCCAAAGTTTTCCGTGGCAGCAATAAGAAGAAAAAGGATTAA
- a CDS encoding NADH:flavin oxidoreductase/NADH oxidase translates to MPHLFSPLTIKDLTLRNRIGVSPMCQYSADDGLPNDWHLVHLGSRAVGGAGLVIVEATSVEPRGRISPEDLGIYSERHTEAFGRITQFIKDQGAVPGIQLAHAGRKASTYAPWKQNDYGVDVSDEQGGWEVVGPSAIPFSENNRTPKELSINDIHEIQEAFRQATIRTREAGFQWVEFHAAHGYLAHSFYSPLGNERTDQYGGSFENRIRFVIETTRIMRQEWPENLPFTVRISSSDWVDGGWTIEDSIELSKRLKEEGVDLIDCSSGGNTSNPSIDVGPSYQVPFAEKIRHSANIATAAVGLINQGMQADDHIRNGRADIVLMGREMLRDPYFPLKASHDVHQTDNLDIPPQYERGWTGWN, encoded by the coding sequence ATGCCACATCTTTTTTCTCCATTAACGATCAAGGATTTAACGTTACGAAACAGAATCGGCGTCTCTCCCATGTGCCAATATAGTGCAGATGATGGCTTGCCGAATGATTGGCATCTCGTTCATCTTGGTTCACGTGCCGTTGGCGGTGCGGGGCTAGTTATTGTTGAAGCTACATCTGTTGAACCACGAGGACGAATTTCACCTGAAGATTTAGGGATATATTCCGAAAGACACACAGAAGCTTTCGGGCGGATCACGCAGTTTATCAAAGACCAAGGAGCTGTTCCTGGAATTCAATTGGCACACGCTGGGAGAAAAGCATCTACATATGCACCTTGGAAGCAAAATGACTACGGTGTCGATGTTTCTGATGAGCAAGGTGGATGGGAAGTTGTCGGGCCAAGTGCTATACCCTTTTCAGAAAACAATCGAACACCAAAAGAACTGTCGATTAACGATATTCATGAGATCCAAGAAGCGTTTCGTCAAGCGACGATCAGAACTCGAGAAGCAGGGTTTCAATGGGTCGAATTTCACGCGGCGCATGGCTATCTGGCACACAGCTTCTATTCACCTTTAGGAAACGAACGGACAGATCAGTATGGAGGCAGTTTTGAAAATCGTATTCGATTCGTGATTGAAACGACCCGGATCATGCGTCAGGAATGGCCGGAAAACTTACCATTTACCGTTCGTATATCTAGCTCCGATTGGGTTGATGGCGGTTGGACGATTGAAGATTCTATCGAACTGTCCAAACGTTTAAAAGAGGAAGGAGTGGACCTTATCGACTGCAGTTCAGGCGGAAATACATCGAATCCATCGATTGATGTTGGTCCAAGCTATCAAGTTCCTTTCGCCGAAAAAATCCGACATTCCGCGAACATTGCAACAGCAGCTGTAGGCTTGATCAACCAAGGCATGCAAGCAGATGATCATATTCGTAACGGTCGCGCCGATATCGTACTTATGGGGAGAGAAATGTTACGGGATCCATATTTTCCGTTAAAAGCTTCCCATGATGTTCACCAGACAGATAACTTGGATATACCGCCCCAATATGAGCGTGGGTGGACAGGCTGGAATTAA